The Haloarcula pelagica genome includes a region encoding these proteins:
- the ppsA gene encoding phosphoenolpyruvate synthase: MPVAWLNAVNARDVDIVGGKGASLGELHDASLPVPPAFVVTADTYRTFIEEAGISEELFEAVAIDSEDSAALAEAEQHARELILETEFPESVAGTLLKAYDEFHDAPFVAVRSSATAEDLPDASFAGQQETFLNVDRAALLDRIRRCWASLFTQRAIYYREEQGFDHVDVDIAVVVQRMVDAEKSGVLFTSHPSTGEPEITVEAAWGLGEAVVSGTVSPDHYTYDRTSDSVESVSVATKKRMHVRDPETGETVEETVPDDRQNERVLDADELESLYHLGERIEEHYGQPQDVEWAISGGDIYLLQSRPITTIDEQSTRDRQTSGTEKQDSSTDDVLVDGLSASPGTATGTVRVVGTLDQLDKVNQGDVIVTEMTTPDMVPAMKRAAALVTDEGGMTSHAAIVSRELGVPAVIGTETATGTLTDDQAVSVDGDRGIVADGYREPDETGSSEDSESKLHAPSSKPMTATDIKVNVSIPEAASRAAATGADGVGLLRMEHMVLSTNKTPQQYVSDHGADAFVNTLTDSMRNVAEAFYPRPVRIRTLDAPTDEFRQLDGGEGEPDEHNPMLGYRGIRRSLAEPETFELQLRAFKKLYGMGYDNLELMLPLVNDAEDVSRAASVLEQVGIDPKKRPWGVMIETPASALCIEELCQTDIEFVSFGTNDLTQYTLAVDRNNGTVAGRYDELHSAVMKLITETIETCREYGVSTSICGQAASKPQMIRTLVDTGITSISVNVDAVNDTQGEVKRVEQKMILESVRE, from the coding sequence ATGCCAGTAGCCTGGCTGAACGCAGTCAACGCGAGAGATGTCGATATCGTCGGTGGCAAAGGTGCGTCGCTCGGTGAGCTACACGACGCCAGTTTACCCGTGCCGCCAGCGTTCGTCGTCACCGCCGACACGTATCGGACGTTCATCGAGGAGGCGGGAATCTCCGAAGAACTGTTCGAAGCGGTGGCTATCGACAGCGAGGATTCAGCAGCACTTGCCGAAGCTGAACAGCACGCCCGCGAGCTAATTCTGGAGACAGAATTCCCCGAGAGTGTTGCTGGGACACTCCTCAAGGCGTACGACGAGTTCCACGACGCCCCGTTCGTCGCTGTCCGCTCCTCGGCGACAGCCGAGGACCTCCCGGACGCGTCGTTTGCGGGACAACAGGAGACCTTCCTCAACGTCGATCGAGCAGCGCTACTGGACAGGATCAGACGCTGTTGGGCATCGCTCTTCACTCAGCGCGCAATATACTACCGTGAGGAGCAGGGGTTCGACCACGTGGATGTCGACATCGCCGTCGTCGTGCAACGAATGGTCGATGCCGAGAAGTCCGGTGTGCTGTTCACGAGTCATCCCTCGACTGGCGAACCGGAAATCACGGTCGAAGCGGCGTGGGGGCTGGGAGAGGCTGTCGTCTCTGGGACTGTCTCTCCGGACCATTACACCTACGACCGTACCAGTGATTCTGTCGAAAGCGTCTCTGTTGCCACAAAAAAGCGAATGCACGTCCGTGACCCGGAGACGGGCGAGACAGTAGAAGAGACCGTTCCTGACGACCGACAGAACGAACGGGTACTTGACGCCGACGAATTAGAGTCGCTCTATCATCTCGGTGAACGCATCGAGGAACACTACGGCCAACCACAGGACGTCGAGTGGGCGATCAGTGGGGGAGATATCTATCTCCTCCAATCCCGTCCGATCACCACTATCGACGAGCAATCGACTCGAGACCGGCAGACATCTGGCACTGAGAAGCAGGACAGTAGCACCGACGACGTGCTGGTCGATGGACTGAGTGCCAGTCCCGGCACGGCAACGGGAACTGTCCGTGTCGTCGGGACACTCGACCAACTCGACAAGGTCAATCAAGGCGACGTAATCGTGACAGAGATGACGACCCCCGACATGGTACCGGCGATGAAGCGGGCAGCAGCGCTCGTCACCGACGAGGGTGGCATGACCAGTCACGCCGCGATCGTCTCGCGGGAACTCGGGGTGCCTGCCGTCATCGGGACAGAGACGGCAACTGGGACGCTGACCGACGACCAGGCTGTCTCGGTTGACGGTGACCGTGGAATCGTCGCTGACGGTTACCGTGAGCCCGATGAGACGGGATCGTCTGAGGACTCGGAGTCGAAGTTGCACGCTCCTTCAAGCAAGCCGATGACGGCGACAGACATCAAAGTCAACGTCTCGATACCCGAAGCTGCGTCACGTGCGGCGGCGACGGGTGCCGATGGGGTCGGCCTGCTCAGGATGGAACATATGGTGCTCTCGACGAACAAGACCCCCCAACAGTACGTATCCGACCATGGAGCTGACGCCTTTGTGAACACTCTCACTGATTCGATGCGGAACGTTGCTGAGGCGTTCTACCCCAGACCAGTCAGGATTCGCACACTAGATGCCCCGACGGACGAGTTTCGCCAGCTCGATGGCGGTGAGGGAGAGCCGGACGAACACAACCCGATGCTGGGCTACCGTGGCATTCGACGATCGCTCGCGGAGCCAGAAACCTTCGAACTCCAGCTCCGCGCGTTCAAGAAGCTCTACGGAATGGGGTACGATAACCTCGAACTGATGCTCCCACTGGTGAACGACGCCGAGGACGTTTCTCGTGCGGCATCGGTGTTGGAACAGGTCGGTATCGACCCGAAGAAACGCCCGTGGGGCGTGATGATCGAGACACCGGCGAGCGCGCTCTGCATCGAAGAGTTGTGCCAAACCGATATCGAGTTCGTCTCGTTCGGGACGAACGACCTCACACAGTACACACTCGCGGTCGACCGGAACAACGGAACTGTCGCCGGTCGATACGACGAACTCCACTCGGCCGTGATGAAGTTGATCACCGAAACTATCGAAACTTGCCGTGAATACGGCGTTTCGACTAGCATCTGTGGTCAAGCTGCATCCAAACCGCAGATGATACGCACACTTGTCGACACTGGTATCACGTCTATCAGTGTCAACGTAGATGCCGTTAACGATACACAGGGGGAGGTAAAGCGTGTCGAGCAGAAAATGATACTCGAATCTGTCCGAGAGTAA
- a CDS encoding response regulator, whose amino-acid sequence MAATGDENSADGQTPTVLIIDDEPDIRNLYTLHLRPDYTVKTAANGDVAPEMVAETVDLVFCDRRMPQVSGDEFLQRLRDHGVDVPVVYISAIDVPDESDQDNQGYLEKPITGETLRETAERYIKQGDAVAAD is encoded by the coding sequence ATGGCAGCTACAGGTGATGAGAACAGTGCTGATGGCCAGACCCCAACAGTGCTGATAATTGACGATGAGCCTGATATCCGCAATCTGTACACCCTCCACCTCCGGCCGGACTACACCGTGAAAACCGCTGCCAACGGGGACGTTGCGCCCGAAATGGTTGCCGAGACAGTCGATCTGGTATTCTGTGACCGGCGGATGCCCCAGGTCTCCGGTGACGAGTTTCTTCAGCGGCTCCGCGACCACGGCGTGGATGTCCCAGTCGTGTATATCTCTGCGATCGATGTGCCCGACGAGTCCGACCAAGACAATCAAGGGTATCTCGAAAAACCGATTACTGGAGAGACATTGCGGGAAACCGCTGAACGATACATCAAGCAGGGTGACGCAGTGGCCGCCGATTGA
- a CDS encoding DUF2800 domain-containing protein: MSFSVSWHTLLDEAEDLSADAVLVTPLSQTPFRISDTQEHRIIIEYIEKDKTRPLQREQFETLFRRVSDAPAQEFDLDRLPPDAEPFAAVWSLHPRMEVDEDVGVIRQTDLETTTQLATSGQADEETKREEPDLQVYSDALLLTDALERHDMTDPTTIETNALVDLYTMLSDVQRSADDLRKEIADVLLSRLHHDQPVSGQFGSVQRTTRSQRSLKDEETVVNALEAAGIDRERVTSLDRDKVDDALAVTELAESDLYELDTTEYVRKANVDEESKETRLQGLKDRIAASDATDDEVEQLQAEITELEDRIEELTSFTSATSYHTSSTGG; encoded by the coding sequence ATGTCGTTCAGTGTTAGCTGGCACACGCTGCTGGACGAGGCTGAAGACCTTTCAGCGGATGCGGTACTGGTGACACCACTTTCACAGACGCCGTTCCGGATCAGCGATACGCAGGAACATCGAATTATCATCGAGTACATCGAGAAAGACAAGACACGGCCACTCCAGCGCGAGCAATTCGAGACGCTGTTCCGTCGGGTTAGCGATGCGCCGGCCCAAGAGTTCGATCTTGACCGGTTGCCACCCGACGCCGAGCCGTTCGCTGCGGTTTGGTCACTGCACCCGCGCATGGAAGTCGATGAAGACGTTGGCGTCATCCGCCAGACAGACCTCGAAACGACTACACAACTGGCCACATCCGGACAGGCGGACGAAGAGACTAAGCGCGAAGAGCCGGATTTGCAGGTCTATAGCGATGCGCTCCTGCTGACCGATGCCTTGGAGCGCCACGATATGACCGACCCCACCACGATCGAAACGAACGCACTCGTGGACCTCTATACGATGCTGTCAGATGTTCAGCGTAGTGCTGACGATCTTCGTAAAGAGATCGCCGACGTTCTCTTGAGTCGGCTCCATCACGACCAACCTGTCAGTGGACAGTTCGGCTCGGTCCAACGGACGACGCGTAGCCAGCGCTCGCTCAAGGACGAGGAAACGGTGGTGAATGCGTTGGAAGCTGCCGGTATTGACCGCGAGCGTGTCACCAGTCTTGACCGCGACAAAGTCGATGATGCACTTGCGGTAACCGAGCTTGCAGAATCGGACCTCTACGAACTCGACACGACCGAGTACGTCCGGAAAGCCAATGTTGACGAGGAGTCCAAGGAAACACGGCTGCAAGGACTGAAAGATCGGATCGCGGCTAGCGATGCTACTGACGATGAGGTAGAGCAGTTACAAGCCGAGATTACCGAGCTTGAAGACCGTATCGAGGAACTCACATCGTTCACATCCGCTACTTCCTATCACACCTCTTCAACCGGAGGGTAG